A part of Prolixibacteraceae bacterium genomic DNA contains:
- a CDS encoding gamma carbonic anhydrase family protein, producing the protein MTLLRTLKGKTPKIGKDCFLAETATIIGDVEMGDGCSIWYGAVLRGDVHSIRLGNNVNVQDNAVIHATYKKSPTNIGDNVSIAHGAIVHGCTIHDNVLIGMNAVVLDDAVVEPNAIIAAGAVVTKGTVVKSGSVYAGSPAKKIKELSPELLEGEINRIANSYAMYASWYTEDAE; encoded by the coding sequence ATGACTTTATTAAGAACGCTCAAAGGTAAAACACCTAAAATTGGAAAAGACTGTTTTTTGGCAGAAACAGCAACAATTATTGGAGATGTTGAGATGGGAGATGGATGTAGTATTTGGTATGGAGCTGTATTGCGTGGGGATGTTCACTCTATTCGTTTGGGTAACAACGTAAATGTGCAAGATAATGCTGTTATTCATGCTACATACAAGAAATCACCAACTAATATTGGTGACAATGTATCTATTGCACATGGAGCAATTGTTCATGGCTGTACGATTCATGATAATGTGTTGATTGGAATGAATGCTGTTGTTTTGGACGATGCTGTCGTTGAACCAAATGCTATTATTGCTGCTGGAGCTGTAGTAACTAAAGGTACGGTTGTCAAATCAGGATCTGTTTATGCTGGATCTCCAGCCAAGAAGATTAAAGAGTTGAGCCCTGAATTGTTAGAAGGGGAGATTAATCGTATTGCTAATAGTTATGCAATGTATGCTAGTTGGTATACTGAAGATGCTGAATAG